Proteins from a single region of Murdochiella vaginalis:
- a CDS encoding D-alanyl-D-alanine carboxypeptidase family protein: MRQKKERRKPQPSTRRARGYVLLIFVLALCGLIYYAAKPENFRSWKDEFSAWQYRNSEAGKNAYNAKAMILVDRGKDTILFSKRENEKEHPASLAKLFTIEYARSLAAPDTLVTVTEGALEHVKKDSSLASLQAGETYSLQDLFAAMLVPSGNDAAYVVADYIGGLNHPDASNADERIRLFLEDLQAHLQKQGWTDTRLYDPSGYDFEGATTAADLKEVCDLLLKESWFRNIVSQHSYEATLADGTTKTWKNTNRFLDPEDPYYNEKVQGVKTGSLGKDYNLIVLYHTGNKEFLIVSLGSNSDDSRYDDLSYLLRTIEESSYLKH; this comes from the coding sequence ATGAGACAGAAAAAAGAAAGAAGAAAACCGCAGCCTTCTACGCGCCGAGCACGCGGCTATGTACTTTTGATTTTCGTGTTGGCGTTGTGTGGACTGATTTACTACGCTGCGAAGCCGGAGAACTTTCGATCCTGGAAGGACGAATTTTCTGCTTGGCAGTATCGAAATAGCGAGGCAGGTAAAAATGCCTACAATGCTAAAGCAATGATTTTGGTGGATCGCGGGAAGGATACCATTTTGTTTTCCAAACGGGAAAACGAAAAAGAACATCCGGCCAGTTTGGCCAAACTGTTCACGATCGAATATGCTCGTTCTCTTGCCGCGCCGGACACGCTTGTCACGGTGACCGAAGGTGCCCTGGAACACGTCAAAAAAGACTCTTCCCTCGCCTCCTTGCAAGCTGGCGAGACCTATTCTCTACAGGATCTTTTTGCTGCCATGCTCGTTCCCTCCGGCAATGATGCAGCCTATGTTGTAGCAGATTACATCGGCGGCCTCAACCATCCTGATGCATCGAATGCCGACGAACGCATTCGCCTGTTTTTGGAGGACCTTCAGGCGCATTTGCAGAAACAAGGGTGGACCGACACTCGTCTCTATGATCCGAGCGGATACGACTTCGAGGGAGCCACGACGGCGGCAGATTTGAAGGAGGTGTGCGACCTCTTGCTGAAGGAATCTTGGTTTCGGAACATTGTTTCCCAGCATTCCTATGAGGCGACGTTGGCAGACGGCACGACAAAAACCTGGAAAAATACGAATCGCTTTCTCGATCCCGAGGATCCCTATTACAACGAAAAAGTGCAAGGGGTCAAGACCGGTTCGCTGGGAAAGGATTACAACCTCATCGTTCTGTACCATACCGGCAACAAAGAGTTTCTCATCGTCAGTCTGGGCTCGAACTCGGATGATTCCCGCTACGATGACCTTTCCTACCTTCTCCGTACGATTGAGGAGAGCAGCTATTTGAAGCATTAG
- a CDS encoding InlB B-repeat-containing protein gives MTKKIFRFICAMAFCLALMSTRSYAGDGKVTLKSGAYYPTLEEALSNAADDDTLTVTGDVAVTKNLILNKSITLVAGQGGGKLFTSGLNDGTMDIAAALILDEADKTLTLGNGSSSPVLTLEDVHLKIAKGHLQMQDGVYITSNRSSSALSNAMEDLSIVVIAGSQSSATFEGGTVENPYQTDENGFNNHYIVTVSDGAKVDNISGGTYSGAYIAFNVKGEGTEITTISGGAFSNSKASRQSEPCFKLFKKAKIGAITGGTFTAHRFGALQLESDAQVDVIAGGTFTNPVDTPFAQSSGALPYFSGLVLYGRNGSGSVTVHKITGGTFSGENGLLAVGDKPELMAKIGEISGGDFIGKGYAGLYFSQNTQVGTLSGKVISKGERSGIWNAGTIDKIEGGKYSGTDENGITNYAELGNSTFKGHIQTICGGSFIGDKSGMYNSGLVDSISNGTFEGARKSALRCDNPADQGNLNRIQNGVFITKSTLPCITLVNKLELEPGLTDSIGKARFHTKGKQVFNKDKLVTFPTYTYTAPDGTTAQEMYFISDPTDTKQDVAAYSNETFRFLRQMITVAYNFNMKGNSTSKVDQASKTPLTNVTLWKDATQLGATPKGYSFLNWNTAADGTGTTYAGEATLATVDAPIVLYAQWKTLPKPPTPTPTPTKWYTIIVDPNGGNWKGDTAKKVEIYDEGATFTLPEAPMKEGYTFLYWKGSEYQPGEKYIVKEDHTFTAEWKKNSTPQPAQPSDGHTPGAQSGNTVSKEKTAPKTGEDARRVVYAGLAVILGVSIVVLRKNKKKNDYK, from the coding sequence ATGACAAAAAAAATATTCCGTTTTATCTGTGCAATGGCCTTTTGCCTTGCCCTGATGTCTACAAGGTCCTATGCAGGTGACGGAAAGGTAACTCTTAAAAGTGGTGCGTATTATCCCACGCTGGAGGAGGCGCTGAGCAATGCAGCGGATGATGACACGCTTACCGTGACAGGGGACGTAGCCGTTACGAAAAATTTGATCTTGAACAAATCGATTACGCTCGTTGCCGGACAAGGGGGAGGAAAGCTCTTCACTTCAGGCCTGAACGATGGCACGATGGATATTGCCGCCGCTCTTATTCTGGACGAGGCGGATAAAACGCTGACACTAGGGAATGGATCCTCTTCACCTGTGCTTACGTTGGAAGACGTTCATCTGAAGATCGCCAAGGGACATCTTCAGATGCAGGATGGCGTATACATTACTTCAAATCGAAGCTCTAGTGCCCTTTCCAATGCAATGGAGGATTTAAGTATCGTTGTCATCGCGGGATCGCAAAGCAGCGCCACTTTTGAAGGTGGAACGGTGGAGAACCCGTACCAAACAGATGAGAATGGATTCAACAACCATTACATTGTGACCGTTTCCGATGGGGCGAAGGTAGATAACATTTCCGGCGGAACTTATTCCGGCGCCTATATTGCGTTTAATGTCAAAGGGGAGGGCACCGAGATTACAACCATTAGCGGTGGTGCATTTTCCAATTCGAAAGCATCCAGACAGTCTGAGCCGTGTTTTAAGCTCTTTAAAAAAGCGAAGATCGGCGCAATAACGGGCGGGACCTTTACGGCTCATCGCTTCGGGGCATTGCAACTGGAAAGCGACGCCCAGGTGGATGTGATTGCAGGAGGAACTTTTACCAATCCCGTCGATACTCCCTTCGCACAGAGCTCAGGCGCTCTTCCGTACTTCTCCGGCTTGGTTCTTTACGGCCGGAACGGTTCGGGTTCGGTTACGGTACACAAAATTACCGGAGGTACTTTTTCAGGGGAAAACGGCCTTCTTGCGGTTGGCGATAAACCGGAATTAATGGCAAAAATAGGGGAGATCAGCGGCGGCGATTTTATCGGGAAAGGATACGCAGGACTGTATTTTAGCCAGAACACCCAAGTCGGAACGCTTTCCGGCAAGGTGATATCGAAAGGAGAACGGAGCGGAATATGGAATGCCGGGACAATCGACAAGATTGAGGGAGGCAAATATTCCGGAACGGATGAAAACGGCATAACGAATTATGCGGAGCTTGGAAACAGCACGTTCAAAGGGCATATTCAGACGATCTGCGGGGGATCCTTTATTGGTGATAAGTCGGGAATGTATAATTCCGGGCTCGTTGATTCCATCTCGAACGGAACGTTCGAGGGCGCAAGAAAGAGTGCGCTACGCTGCGATAATCCTGCCGACCAGGGCAACTTGAATCGCATCCAAAATGGCGTGTTCATTACCAAAAGTACACTCCCCTGTATCACGCTGGTCAACAAGCTAGAGCTTGAGCCCGGCTTGACGGATTCGATCGGAAAGGCCCGGTTCCATACGAAGGGAAAACAAGTTTTTAACAAAGATAAATTGGTTACCTTCCCAACCTATACGTATACGGCCCCGGATGGCACAACCGCTCAAGAGATGTATTTCATTAGCGATCCGACAGATACAAAGCAAGATGTGGCCGCGTACAGCAACGAGACGTTCCGCTTTTTGCGACAAATGATTACGGTTGCCTATAATTTCAATATGAAGGGCAACTCCACTTCCAAAGTAGATCAGGCGTCAAAAACACCGCTGACGAACGTTACCCTTTGGAAGGATGCCACCCAACTGGGAGCAACTCCTAAGGGCTATTCATTCCTCAACTGGAATACGGCTGCGGACGGAACCGGCACGACCTATGCGGGAGAGGCAACATTGGCGACGGTTGATGCCCCCATCGTTTTATATGCCCAGTGGAAAACCTTGCCGAAGCCGCCAACTCCGACTCCAACTCCAACAAAGTGGTACACCATTATCGTGGATCCCAATGGTGGAAATTGGAAGGGCGATACGGCAAAGAAAGTAGAAATCTATGACGAAGGTGCGACGTTCACACTTCCCGAAGCACCGATGAAGGAAGGATATACTTTCCTGTATTGGAAAGGCTCCGAGTATCAGCCGGGCGAGAAATATATCGTAAAAGAGGATCACACCTTTACGGCGGAATGGAAGAAAAATTCCACGCCGCAACCGGCACAACCGTCGGACGGTCATACTCCCGGGGCGCAGAGCGGGAACACCGTTTCGAAAGAGAAGACCGCTCCGAAGACGGGCGAAGATGCAAGAAGAGTCGTTTATGCCGGATTGGCAGTTATCTTGGGAGTGAGCATTGTCGTGCTTCGCAAGAACAAGAAAAAGAACGATTATAAATAA
- a CDS encoding pyridoxamine 5'-phosphate oxidase family protein — MFRSLRRKKNALSIEEAKALLHSARRGVLAVNGEDGYPYAIPLNYWYDEESQRIFFHSAKAGYKVDALNACDKVCFTVYGNETIGEDTWAPYVQSTVAFGRCHAMENEAEAREALRRFAGKYYPNEELITATIEKDWHAVKMYQIDIEHLCGKQVQER; from the coding sequence ATGTTTCGTTCCCTACGAAGAAAGAAAAATGCGTTGTCCATTGAAGAGGCAAAAGCGCTGCTGCATAGCGCAAGACGCGGTGTATTGGCGGTTAACGGCGAAGACGGCTATCCCTACGCAATTCCGTTGAACTATTGGTATGACGAGGAAAGTCAGAGGATCTTTTTTCACAGCGCTAAAGCCGGCTATAAGGTGGATGCGCTGAACGCCTGTGATAAGGTATGCTTTACCGTTTATGGAAACGAGACCATCGGGGAAGATACATGGGCTCCCTATGTGCAGAGCACAGTGGCTTTCGGCCGCTGCCATGCTATGGAAAACGAAGCGGAAGCTCGGGAGGCACTAAGGCGTTTTGCCGGAAAGTATTATCCGAACGAGGAACTGATCACGGCCACAATTGAAAAGGATTGGCATGCTGTCAAGATGTATCAAATCGACATCGAACACCTTTGCGGAAAACAAGTACAGGAAAGGTGA
- a CDS encoding TrkA family potassium uptake protein, which produces MEIKRKLKFILYAFALLLVIGVIGYMNLLKIGFVDALYMTVITISTVGFGEIGTTSSQSELFSIFMIFLGVGIVGYAFTTVVAMIVEGKLADLWKGSKMDRKISALRDHYILCGSGELAEVIIDSFVAEKLPFVVITDKREDLEEYSHHDILVVEGHSTEERILEQAGIEQAKGLFAAQDNEVDNIVTVLTARNLNKSIYIIANSITKSGREKLLKVGANKTLSAVEISGKRMASLMIKPNIISFLDIVTRIGDVELDLEEVVVKNSSYLENKTLREAEIPDKTGLTVLAIKKKEDGKMLFNPPSDYAFQLGDVLIVLGREEQVDKLRHLGDEQE; this is translated from the coding sequence ATGGAAATCAAACGAAAACTCAAGTTCATTTTATATGCCTTTGCTCTTCTGCTCGTGATCGGAGTGATCGGATATATGAACTTGTTAAAGATTGGCTTCGTGGATGCGCTGTATATGACCGTCATCACCATCTCTACGGTCGGATTCGGAGAAATCGGCACCACCAGCAGCCAGTCGGAGCTTTTTTCTATCTTCATGATCTTTTTGGGAGTCGGCATCGTCGGCTATGCGTTTACGACCGTCGTAGCAATGATTGTGGAAGGAAAACTTGCAGATTTGTGGAAGGGAAGTAAAATGGACAGAAAAATTTCCGCTCTCCGTGACCATTACATCCTGTGCGGATCCGGAGAGTTAGCCGAAGTCATTATAGACAGTTTTGTTGCAGAGAAATTGCCTTTTGTGGTCATCACCGATAAACGGGAAGACCTGGAAGAGTATAGTCACCATGACATTTTAGTTGTGGAAGGGCATTCCACGGAAGAACGCATATTAGAGCAGGCCGGCATTGAACAGGCCAAGGGCCTTTTTGCCGCGCAGGACAATGAAGTGGATAACATTGTCACGGTTCTGACGGCGCGAAATTTAAATAAAAGCATCTATATTATTGCCAACTCCATAACGAAATCCGGAAGAGAAAAACTGTTGAAAGTGGGCGCAAACAAAACGCTCTCCGCTGTGGAAATCAGCGGAAAAAGAATGGCCTCTCTCATGATCAAGCCCAATATCATTTCGTTTTTAGATATCGTGACTCGTATCGGTGACGTAGAATTGGACTTAGAAGAAGTCGTCGTCAAAAACAGCTCCTATCTGGAAAATAAAACCCTACGGGAGGCGGAAATACCGGACAAAACCGGCCTCACCGTCCTCGCCATTAAAAAGAAAGAGGACGGAAAAATGCTTTTTAATCCTCCCTCGGATTATGCCTTCCAACTTGGGGATGTCCTCATTGTGCTCGGAAGAGAGGAGCAGGTGGACAAGCTGCGCCATTTAGGGGATGAACAGGAATAA
- a CDS encoding serine hydrolase, with amino-acid sequence MNRAKRIWRTVLLLCLAVQLLGSSLFSVKAAEKAFPSGLHYRDLPKTIEQFVHEHHETTCGMSLVVYDRDGVLYEKAYGYMDKEAKKEADLETVYEWGSTSKLLIWVSVMQLYEEGKIDLHQDIKHYLPEGFLQNVRFDKPITMLDLMNHQAGFQDTYFIQTPHPEEMKSLEEVLRSKQPIQVYAPGEHTAYSNWGAALAAFIVQKIAGMNYVEYVHKHIFQPLHMAHTSISSLYRDNSWVDQQRQKLTCYDTEGKKIGGAGRYYIYVYPAGSAAGTISDLAKFARALTPKDKQPSPLFKNQATQKEMYTATSFYGSSKVEKFYHGFFANEYGVQTIGHGGNTFGCSTMLQFDPVSGVGMVVMTNQAHETIYTDQMYELIYGKFTDSTLGHIKREVPKGLLLNMRGILEGPLSFVGALGVRTYSEEDLDNWWFEENGIVQTPFSDFLLSTPKALMNVLLLLLFIVAGLYGLLNLVLGALILDPIKKKKGKCIVYPLRKLSYTLCVPMGLVLLNFILCFFRLLNGYKTGDIGSVTSYQVQSALFGILAIAMAILIVTAKKNAYQEATKKDKRKFLVTGGFALLQIAVIVFFDLYQFWTL; translated from the coding sequence ATGAATCGGGCGAAAAGAATATGGCGTACTGTTTTGCTTTTGTGTCTGGCCGTTCAGCTACTTGGATCTTCGCTGTTTTCGGTGAAAGCCGCCGAAAAGGCTTTTCCATCCGGACTTCACTATCGTGATCTGCCCAAAACGATCGAGCAGTTTGTTCACGAACATCACGAAACCACTTGCGGGATGAGTCTCGTCGTTTACGACCGGGACGGCGTGCTTTATGAGAAAGCATACGGCTACATGGACAAAGAAGCGAAAAAGGAAGCGGACTTGGAAACGGTTTATGAGTGGGGGTCCACTTCAAAACTATTGATCTGGGTGAGTGTCATGCAGCTCTATGAAGAAGGGAAAATTGATTTACACCAAGATATTAAACATTACCTGCCGGAGGGCTTCCTCCAAAACGTACGTTTTGACAAGCCCATTACGATGCTGGATCTGATGAATCACCAAGCCGGATTTCAGGATACCTATTTTATCCAAACGCCCCACCCGGAAGAGATGAAAAGTCTGGAAGAAGTGCTTCGTTCCAAACAGCCTATACAGGTCTATGCACCCGGTGAGCACACAGCCTATTCCAATTGGGGGGCTGCGCTTGCCGCTTTTATTGTGCAGAAAATAGCCGGCATGAATTATGTCGAATATGTACATAAACATATTTTTCAACCGCTCCATATGGCGCACACTTCGATCAGTTCTCTTTACCGGGACAATTCCTGGGTTGATCAACAACGACAAAAACTCACGTGTTATGACACCGAAGGAAAGAAAATTGGCGGGGCTGGCAGATATTACATTTATGTCTATCCTGCCGGCAGTGCGGCCGGAACGATATCCGATCTGGCAAAGTTTGCCCGCGCCCTTACTCCGAAGGATAAGCAGCCGTCACCACTGTTTAAAAACCAAGCGACGCAAAAAGAAATGTATACCGCAACCAGTTTTTATGGTTCTTCAAAAGTCGAAAAATTTTATCATGGCTTTTTTGCCAACGAATATGGCGTGCAAACGATTGGCCACGGGGGCAACACATTCGGCTGCTCCACAATGCTGCAGTTTGATCCGGTAAGTGGAGTAGGCATGGTCGTGATGACCAACCAAGCTCATGAAACGATTTATACGGATCAAATGTATGAGTTGATTTATGGCAAATTTACCGACTCTACCCTTGGACACATAAAAAGAGAGGTACCAAAAGGATTGTTACTCAATATGCGCGGCATACTGGAGGGACCTTTATCGTTTGTCGGCGCATTGGGTGTCAGAACCTATAGTGAAGAAGATCTGGACAATTGGTGGTTTGAAGAAAACGGGATCGTTCAGACTCCCTTTTCTGATTTTCTTCTTTCGACGCCAAAGGCGCTGATGAATGTGCTTTTGCTGCTCCTGTTTATTGTGGCTGGCCTTTATGGGCTGCTAAATTTGGTGTTGGGAGCCCTTATCCTTGACCCCATAAAAAAGAAAAAAGGAAAGTGTATCGTTTATCCACTCAGAAAGTTAAGTTATACTCTTTGTGTTCCCATGGGGCTTGTGCTATTGAATTTCATCCTTTGTTTTTTTCGACTCCTGAATGGCTATAAAACCGGCGATATCGGTAGCGTGACCTCTTACCAGGTACAAAGCGCGCTCTTTGGGATTTTGGCGATTGCGATGGCTATCTTAATCGTGACGGCAAAGAAGAATGCCTATCAAGAGGCAACGAAAAAGGACAAACGTAAATTCCTCGTTACCGGCGGTTTCGCCTTGCTACAAATTGCGGTGATCGTGTTTTTTGATCTGTATCAGTTTTGGACGCTATAA
- a CDS encoding DUF3825 domain-containing protein: protein MRGTIQKIEMNNNKQLKFYGEIRGEDGRSYRFNVRNWADRSISLKDIPRFAEVEFELMEPTLSGWIYPKNITLTNRTEQAVGEAAQDNGPISTQAPRETVQNAPAQAAPQKNFMPTNHHHGMLQEFAYIKQNFIRLALMEIIPNLADTEFATESSVFWKIATTYNALQDEDFVFSGSGADESVTFPSGFETPEGEPILLLCKRNKNNAQPWYSDQLIVGKTKIASIFNVFHFNWYDVEQSVAEMLPENNRTAQDIVKSMEIRYLNAPDALVYLRNGVVSSAEAADELYVPIGIEMPHGEEIYLLCRKRNGKMGYGWYFYSATHANAGFKVFDKKLWLEKWSGPLENDMLRELANQTMAERWSFGTKENFGILRSYLQYTFSHQVQKGKIDHDGEGQYAAFNTGLPDRNTYKYLHAVFSRVPEERQRDVHPLYCRQEYRLEGFVVSGRGGLGKILSEKIGLPSPPTYFQTRNETVWQLGFNESNQITIPEYDDTHILIQRCERIPLSFYRNQAMNSPQLLEILDSSDTDAEKYKKIRDLLKPVVIDNQPDDEITNFYRRLQNALENVISIAVKRLAWNWRAVVPCYNPEREESCFLLPVSFAENDTPDRALIASCNETNKNNIYTVHTVIFLNWAYLDARLICRPESEWLIADHISEDEE from the coding sequence ATGCGCGGCACTATTCAAAAAATTGAAATGAATAATAATAAACAGCTCAAGTTTTATGGCGAAATACGCGGCGAAGACGGCCGTTCGTATCGTTTTAATGTGCGAAACTGGGCAGATCGGAGCATTTCCCTGAAGGACATTCCACGCTTTGCGGAGGTGGAATTTGAGTTGATGGAGCCGACCCTTAGCGGCTGGATTTATCCAAAAAATATTACTTTGACGAACCGTACGGAACAAGCAGTTGGCGAGGCAGCACAAGATAACGGCCCAATTTCAACACAGGCGCCAAGAGAGACGGTACAAAATGCCCCTGCGCAGGCCGCACCCCAAAAGAACTTCATGCCTACCAACCATCATCACGGCATGTTGCAAGAATTCGCCTATATTAAGCAAAATTTCATTCGATTGGCGCTCATGGAGATCATTCCGAATCTTGCCGACACGGAATTTGCCACCGAAAGCAGCGTATTTTGGAAAATTGCCACCACCTATAATGCGCTTCAGGATGAGGATTTCGTATTTTCCGGCAGTGGGGCGGACGAATCGGTTACGTTTCCCAGCGGCTTTGAAACGCCGGAAGGAGAACCCATTCTGCTGCTATGCAAGCGGAATAAAAATAATGCACAACCCTGGTATTCCGACCAATTAATCGTCGGAAAGACGAAAATCGCTTCGATTTTTAATGTGTTTCATTTTAATTGGTACGATGTGGAACAGTCCGTTGCCGAGATGCTACCCGAAAACAATCGCACGGCGCAAGATATTGTCAAGAGCATGGAAATTCGCTATTTGAATGCACCGGACGCTCTTGTATATTTGCGAAACGGGGTGGTCTCTTCTGCAGAAGCGGCAGACGAATTATACGTTCCCATCGGCATCGAAATGCCGCATGGAGAGGAAATTTATTTGCTTTGCCGTAAACGAAACGGCAAGATGGGCTACGGCTGGTATTTCTATTCGGCAACGCATGCGAATGCCGGCTTCAAGGTATTTGACAAGAAACTGTGGCTTGAAAAGTGGTCCGGCCCCTTGGAAAATGACATGCTTCGCGAACTCGCCAATCAGACGATGGCGGAGCGCTGGTCTTTCGGTACGAAGGAAAACTTTGGCATCTTACGCAGTTATTTGCAATACACATTTTCTCATCAGGTGCAAAAAGGAAAAATTGATCACGATGGCGAAGGCCAATACGCCGCTTTTAATACCGGATTGCCGGATCGCAACACGTACAAATATCTTCATGCCGTTTTCTCGCGTGTTCCGGAAGAACGGCAGCGAGATGTACATCCGCTCTATTGCCGACAGGAATATCGTCTGGAAGGCTTTGTGGTTTCCGGGCGCGGAGGATTGGGAAAAATCCTTTCGGAAAAAATCGGTTTGCCGTCGCCGCCGACCTATTTTCAAACGCGAAACGAGACGGTATGGCAGCTGGGCTTTAACGAGAGCAATCAAATCACCATTCCGGAATATGACGATACGCACATTTTAATTCAGCGCTGTGAGCGTATTCCGCTGTCGTTCTATCGCAACCAGGCCATGAATTCGCCGCAACTGTTGGAGATTCTGGATTCGTCGGATACGGATGCGGAAAAATACAAAAAAATTCGGGATCTGTTAAAGCCTGTCGTGATCGACAACCAACCCGACGACGAGATTACGAATTTCTATCGTCGCCTGCAAAACGCACTGGAAAATGTCATCAGCATTGCCGTGAAGCGTCTGGCTTGGAACTGGCGAGCCGTGGTTCCCTGCTATAATCCCGAACGGGAAGAATCCTGCTTCCTTCTTCCGGTATCCTTTGCTGAGAACGACACGCCCGATCGGGCCCTGATCGCCTCCTGTAACGAGACGAATAAAAACAACATCTACACCGTCCATACGGTCATCTTTCTGAACTGGGCCTACCTGGATGCTCGTCTCATCTGCCGTCCTGAATCGGAATGGCTGATTGCCGATCACATTAGCGAAGACGAGGAGTAA